The Devosia sp. SD17-2 genome includes a region encoding these proteins:
- the epmA gene encoding EF-P lysine aminoacylase EpmA — protein MSAPKASPWWAPERHADRRPILLARNRIDAAVRAWLAQNDFLVVDPPGLQRSPGNEAHLHAFGTNMIGNDGEGQAMYLHTSPEFTMKKLLAAGEQRIASLQHVWRNRERSALHHPEFTMLEWYRVGEPYDVIIADTLALIRLAAITTGITQFEFRGRLCDPLAEAERISVANAFSQHAGIDLLATMDEAGVPDGEALAAQMEDRGMDVPEDRSWSYLFSLILVEKVEPQLGNGRVTVLDRYPACEAALARRVPDDARVSERFEVYACGVELANGFGELTDADEQRRRFEGEMAEKQRIYGEHYPIDEDFLAALDVMPEASGVALGFDRLVMLATGAPRIEAVLWAPVAE, from the coding sequence ATGTCCGCACCCAAAGCCTCCCCCTGGTGGGCGCCCGAGCGCCATGCCGACCGCCGTCCGATCCTGCTCGCCCGCAACCGCATCGATGCGGCGGTGCGCGCATGGCTGGCCCAAAACGACTTCCTCGTGGTCGATCCGCCGGGGTTACAGCGCTCCCCGGGCAATGAGGCGCATCTGCACGCATTCGGCACCAATATGATCGGCAATGACGGGGAGGGGCAGGCCATGTATCTGCACACCTCGCCCGAATTCACCATGAAAAAACTGCTGGCCGCGGGGGAGCAGCGCATCGCCAGCCTCCAGCATGTCTGGCGCAATCGCGAGCGCAGCGCGCTGCACCATCCCGAGTTCACCATGCTCGAATGGTATCGTGTCGGCGAGCCCTATGACGTCATCATTGCCGATACGCTGGCGCTGATCCGCCTTGCGGCCATAACCACAGGGATCACCCAGTTCGAGTTCCGCGGCCGCCTCTGCGATCCGCTGGCCGAGGCGGAGCGGATCAGCGTTGCGAATGCGTTTTCGCAGCACGCCGGCATCGATCTGCTAGCCACCATGGACGAGGCGGGCGTGCCTGATGGGGAGGCCCTGGCAGCGCAGATGGAAGACCGGGGCATGGATGTGCCCGAGGATCGCAGCTGGAGCTATCTTTTCAGCCTTATTCTGGTCGAGAAGGTGGAGCCGCAGCTGGGCAATGGACGCGTGACCGTGCTCGACCGCTATCCCGCCTGCGAGGCGGCGCTGGCGCGGCGTGTGCCGGATGATGCGCGGGTGTCCGAGCGGTTTGAGGTCTATGCCTGCGGGGTCGAGCTGGCCAATGGGTTTGGAGAGCTCACAGACGCGGATGAACAGCGCCGGCGTTTTGAGGGCGAAATGGCGGAAAAGCAGCGCATCTATGGCGAGCACTATCCGATCGATGAGGATTTTCTGGCGGCACTGGATGTGATGCCGGAAGCCAGCGGCGTCGCGCTGGGCTTTGACCGGCTGGTGATGCTGGCGACGGGCGCGCCGCGCATCGAGGCTGTGCTGTGGGCACCGGTGGCGGAATGA
- a CDS encoding ferritin-like domain-containing protein yields the protein MADKQLDDLFLDTLKDIYYAERQILKALPKMAKAATSEELRAGFEQHRQETEVQVERLERVFEILGKSPRGKTCDAILGILDEGKEIMEEYKGTQALDAGLAAAAQAVEHYEIARYGTLRAWAQQLGHKEAADLFAQTLAEEEATDKKLTQLATAVANKKAA from the coding sequence ATGGCTGACAAGCAACTGGACGATCTCTTTCTCGACACCCTCAAGGACATCTACTACGCCGAACGGCAGATCCTGAAGGCACTGCCGAAGATGGCCAAGGCTGCCACGTCCGAAGAGCTTCGTGCCGGCTTCGAACAGCACCGCCAGGAAACCGAAGTGCAGGTGGAACGGCTTGAGCGCGTGTTCGAAATCCTGGGCAAGAGCCCGCGCGGCAAGACCTGCGACGCCATCCTTGGCATCCTCGATGAGGGCAAGGAAATCATGGAAGAATACAAGGGCACTCAGGCGCTGGACGCCGGGTTGGCCGCTGCCGCACAGGCTGTCGAGCACTATGAGATTGCCCGCTATGGCACACTGCGCGCCTGGGCCCAGCAGCTCGGCCACAAGGAAGCCGCCGATCTCTTCGCTCAGACTCTTGCCGAAGAAGAAGCGACCGACAAGAAGCTGACCCAGCTGGCGACCGCCGTCGCCAACAAGAAAGCTGCCTGA
- the efp gene encoding elongation factor P — MVKVIASSLRKGNVVEQDGNLHVVLTAENVHPGKGNSITNVNMRRISDGVKVIGRWRTVEMVEKADVDDRVYDYLYSDGEGHHFMEPATYEQITVPDDVIGDQAAYLSDGMKVHLMTFEGIALSMELPQRMTFEVTETEPVVKGQTASSSYKPATLNNGLRVMVPPHIGAGTRIVILTEDNSYVERAKD; from the coding sequence ATGGTCAAGGTCATCGCCTCGTCCCTGCGCAAAGGCAATGTGGTCGAGCAGGACGGCAATCTGCACGTCGTCCTCACCGCTGAAAACGTCCACCCGGGCAAGGGCAACTCCATCACCAACGTCAACATGCGCCGCATCTCCGACGGCGTGAAGGTCATCGGCCGCTGGCGTACGGTTGAAATGGTCGAGAAGGCCGACGTCGATGACCGCGTCTACGACTATCTCTACTCCGATGGCGAAGGCCATCACTTCATGGAGCCCGCCACCTACGAACAGATCACTGTTCCCGACGACGTGATCGGCGACCAGGCGGCCTATCTGTCCGATGGCATGAAGGTTCACCTGATGACGTTCGAGGGCATTGCGCTCTCGATGGAACTGCCGCAGCGCATGACCTTCGAAGTCACCGAGACCGAGCCGGTGGTAAAGGGCCAGACAGCGTCGTCGTCCTACAAGCCTGCCACGCTCAACAATGGCCTGCGCGTCATGGTCCCGCCCCATATCGGCGCCGGCACCCGCATCGTCATCCTGACCGAAGACAACTCCTACGTAGAACGCGCGAAGGACTGA
- a CDS encoding autotransporter assembly complex family protein, which yields MVTSIGALCIAMACAAVTVPAAHGFELFGFKFFENPEEVNADDVIVDPQPYVVTFSASETGAAEAAARNASALIADEAQPASGAAGLIAKARGDYRRILGALYNEGHYGGAVSIRIGGAEAATLAPDVNLPDPVDVTIAITTGPLFTFNDVAVVNQAPQTDDPEDQVDLPVMRGFAAGQVAKSSVILAAERLALAAWQEQGYAKAEIVGREVVADHASRTVDAKIIVNPGRLAAFGDVTVTGTTNMNPDFVRQQTGLVVGQEYDPDEIQRAQKRLDRLEVFRAARFEAADAIGSDGLLPYQLIVDEMSGRRFGVGATYSTVDGLGLEGYHLWRNLFGQAERLRLDARVASIAWPVDTAEFDYFVGGTFTKPGFLTPDTDLVAVVSAERTIYPTYTETSAAGRLGLTHFFSDEITFEGGMSFKQARFDDSFGTRDFSTVGLYGGATYDGRDSSVNPTEGFYASGMLEPFYDLRVGKAGARITIEGRTYFGFSEDDAFILAGRIKAGALVGPDLSEIPPDKLFFAGGGGSVRGYGFKSLGVDNGAGGVTGGRYLLEGSLEARVKVTEDIGVVGFVDGGYVAADTFPGLDDLRLGAGIGARYYTGLGPLRLDLAVPLNKRPGDPDYAIYAGIGQAF from the coding sequence TTGGTAACGAGTATTGGCGCCCTGTGCATCGCCATGGCATGTGCTGCCGTGACGGTTCCGGCTGCCCATGGGTTTGAGCTCTTTGGGTTCAAGTTTTTCGAGAACCCCGAAGAGGTTAATGCGGACGACGTCATTGTCGATCCACAGCCCTATGTTGTCACATTTTCCGCCAGCGAAACCGGCGCTGCCGAGGCCGCGGCGCGCAATGCCTCGGCGCTGATTGCCGACGAGGCCCAGCCGGCTTCCGGCGCTGCCGGGCTGATCGCCAAGGCGCGCGGCGACTACCGCCGCATTCTGGGTGCCCTTTACAATGAGGGGCATTACGGCGGCGCAGTCAGCATTCGCATTGGCGGAGCCGAGGCGGCCACGCTGGCGCCTGACGTCAATCTGCCCGATCCGGTGGACGTGACCATCGCGATCACCACCGGCCCGCTTTTTACCTTCAACGATGTCGCGGTAGTCAATCAGGCGCCGCAGACCGATGATCCCGAGGATCAGGTCGATTTGCCGGTGATGCGTGGCTTTGCAGCCGGGCAGGTGGCCAAGTCCTCCGTAATTCTCGCTGCCGAGCGTCTCGCGCTGGCCGCCTGGCAGGAGCAGGGCTACGCCAAGGCCGAGATCGTCGGGCGCGAAGTCGTCGCCGACCACGCCTCGCGCACCGTCGATGCCAAGATCATCGTCAATCCTGGGCGGCTCGCTGCCTTCGGCGATGTGACGGTGACCGGCACGACCAATATGAACCCCGATTTCGTGCGCCAGCAGACGGGGCTCGTCGTGGGCCAGGAATATGACCCCGACGAAATCCAGCGGGCGCAGAAGCGTCTCGACCGTCTCGAAGTGTTCCGCGCCGCGCGGTTCGAGGCAGCCGACGCCATCGGCTCGGACGGGCTGCTGCCCTATCAGCTGATCGTCGATGAAATGTCGGGCCGCCGCTTTGGCGTTGGCGCGACCTATTCCACCGTCGATGGCCTGGGCCTTGAGGGGTATCACCTCTGGCGTAATCTCTTCGGCCAGGCCGAGCGGCTGCGCCTCGACGCGCGCGTCGCCAGCATTGCCTGGCCGGTGGATACGGCCGAATTCGACTATTTTGTCGGCGGTACCTTCACCAAGCCCGGCTTCCTCACCCCCGACACAGACCTTGTGGCGGTGGTGTCGGCTGAGCGCACCATCTACCCGACCTATACCGAAACCTCGGCGGCGGGACGGCTGGGCCTCACGCACTTCTTCTCCGACGAAATCACCTTTGAAGGCGGGATGAGCTTCAAGCAGGCTCGCTTCGACGACAGCTTCGGTACGCGCGACTTCTCGACCGTGGGGCTCTATGGCGGCGCGACCTATGACGGGCGCGACAGCAGTGTGAACCCGACCGAAGGCTTTTATGCCTCGGGCATGCTCGAGCCCTTCTATGATCTGCGCGTTGGCAAGGCCGGCGCCCGCATCACAATCGAAGGCCGCACCTATTTCGGCTTCTCCGAGGATGACGCCTTCATCCTGGCTGGTCGCATCAAGGCGGGCGCCCTGGTGGGCCCCGATCTCAGCGAAATTCCGCCCGATAAACTGTTCTTTGCCGGCGGTGGCGGCTCGGTGCGTGGTTATGGCTTCAAGTCGCTTGGCGTCGACAATGGCGCGGGCGGGGTGACCGGCGGGCGCTATCTGCTCGAAGGCTCGCTCGAAGCGCGCGTCAAGGTCACCGAGGATATCGGTGTGGTTGGCTTCGTCGATGGTGGCTATGTGGCCGCCGATACTTTCCCCGGTCTCGATGACCTGCGCCTCGGCGCCGGCATTGGTGCCCGCTATTACACCGGTCTCGGCCCGCTGCGGCTGGATCTGGCCGTGCCGCTCAACAAGCGGCCGGGCGATCCGGACTACGCCATCTATGCCGGTATCGGACAGGCTTTCTGA
- a CDS encoding class I SAM-dependent methyltransferase — MSTSLYPADFYADRRSHTAHAAANILAALPAGLKRDSVADIGCGTGTFLAAALEAGASAVYGIEGAWVRPDMLDDPRIHFTNQDLEHGFSGAQVDLAMSLEVAEHLTPERAEGFVTDLVAMGPATLFSAAIPGQGGVGHINEQWQSFWADLFAAHGRKPYDVLRPKLWADEAIPAWYRQNIILYLDDATASGLGLVPEDPDLLDRVHPAFWARANRELAYANALPESEVLRRRAEEAAE; from the coding sequence ATGTCCACCAGCCTCTACCCCGCCGATTTCTACGCCGATCGACGGAGCCACACCGCTCATGCGGCAGCCAATATTCTCGCTGCACTTCCGGCTGGACTGAAGCGCGACAGCGTTGCCGACATCGGCTGCGGCACGGGCACTTTTCTGGCGGCGGCGCTGGAGGCGGGCGCGTCCGCCGTCTACGGCATAGAAGGCGCCTGGGTCCGCCCGGACATGCTTGATGATCCACGGATCCATTTTACCAATCAGGATCTCGAACACGGTTTTTCCGGCGCGCAGGTCGATCTCGCCATGTCACTCGAAGTGGCCGAACACCTGACGCCGGAGCGCGCGGAAGGCTTTGTGACCGATCTCGTCGCCATGGGTCCGGCGACCCTCTTCAGTGCTGCCATTCCCGGCCAGGGCGGCGTCGGCCATATCAACGAGCAGTGGCAGAGCTTTTGGGCAGACCTCTTCGCCGCCCATGGCCGCAAGCCCTATGATGTGCTGCGCCCAAAACTCTGGGCCGACGAGGCCATCCCGGCCTGGTACCGCCAGAACATCATCCTCTATCTCGATGACGCCACCGCATCGGGACTTGGCCTCGTGCCGGAAGACCCGGACCTGCTCGACCGCGTCCACCCCGCCTTCTGGGCCCGCGCCAACCGCGAACTGGCTTATGCCAACGCCCTACCGGAATCAGAAGTGCTGCGGCGGCGGGCGGAAGAAGCGGCGGAGTGA
- a CDS encoding ThuA domain-containing protein, translated as MTGKKALVVWGGMELHTPERGAHVVQALLEEEGFAVTVTPDYEALGAEDVGENDLIVPVITDGTLAPEKMKNLIGAIRAGTGLAGYHMGLATTFRASVPFRYAASVYWVQHPGNIITYQVHVTRSDHPIMAGIESFSHTSEQYYLNYDPAVEVLATTTFSGEFHPWRKDVVMPVVFTTTHDNGRVFYSSLGHTADELEIPQVRTILKRGLLWAAR; from the coding sequence ATGACGGGGAAGAAGGCGCTGGTCGTCTGGGGCGGGATGGAATTGCACACGCCCGAACGGGGCGCGCATGTGGTGCAGGCGCTGCTGGAGGAAGAGGGTTTCGCCGTCACCGTTACTCCCGACTATGAGGCGCTGGGTGCCGAAGATGTCGGCGAGAACGATCTCATCGTGCCGGTCATCACCGATGGGACGCTGGCGCCAGAGAAGATGAAGAACCTCATCGGCGCCATTCGCGCCGGCACGGGGCTCGCCGGCTACCACATGGGCCTTGCGACCACGTTCCGGGCCAGCGTGCCCTTCCGATATGCCGCCAGCGTCTATTGGGTGCAGCATCCGGGCAATATCATCACTTACCAAGTCCACGTGACCCGCTCCGACCACCCGATCATGGCCGGGATCGAGAGTTTCAGCCACACATCCGAGCAATATTATCTCAATTATGATCCGGCCGTTGAGGTGCTGGCGACGACGACTTTTTCGGGCGAATTCCACCCGTGGCGCAAGGATGTGGTGATGCCGGTGGTGTTTACCACGACCCATGACAACGGTCGGGTGTTTTATTCCTCACTCGGCCACACGGCCGATGAGCTGGAGATCCCGCAGGTGCGGACAATTTTGAAGCGCGGGCTGCTCTGGGCGGCGCGGTAG
- a CDS encoding SDR family NAD(P)-dependent oxidoreductase: MYQLLDPSRFVVFITGATSGFGAAAARRYVAAGGKVIATGRREDRLEELQAELGKDNCHIIALDVRDRAALEKAIADIPAPFDAINIVLANAGLALGLQPAAEADLDDWQTMIDTNISGLVYTVRLLLPGLIARGGGHVVTLGSVAGEYAYPGGSVYGATKAFVKHFALNLRSDLQGKNVRVTDIEPGLTETEFSLVRFKGDEGKAAAPYSGTKAMTAEDIAESIFWATSLPEHVNINKIQMMATTQAIGPFDIYREK; encoded by the coding sequence ATGTATCAGCTGCTCGATCCCAGCCGCTTCGTCGTCTTCATCACCGGCGCCACCTCCGGATTCGGCGCGGCCGCAGCGCGGCGCTATGTGGCAGCCGGTGGCAAGGTCATCGCGACCGGCCGGCGCGAGGATCGCCTCGAAGAGCTGCAGGCAGAACTGGGCAAGGACAACTGCCACATCATCGCGCTCGACGTGCGGGATCGCGCTGCCCTCGAAAAGGCCATCGCCGATATTCCCGCGCCCTTTGACGCCATCAATATCGTGCTCGCCAATGCAGGGCTCGCGCTCGGCCTCCAGCCTGCCGCCGAGGCCGATCTCGATGATTGGCAGACGATGATCGACACCAATATTTCCGGCCTCGTCTATACCGTCCGCCTGCTGCTGCCCGGCCTCATCGCTCGTGGCGGTGGCCATGTGGTGACGCTCGGCTCGGTGGCCGGCGAATATGCCTATCCCGGCGGCTCGGTCTATGGCGCGACCAAGGCCTTCGTGAAGCACTTTGCCCTCAATCTGCGCTCGGACCTGCAGGGCAAGAATGTGCGCGTGACCGATATCGAACCCGGCCTCACCGAGACCGAATTCTCGCTGGTCCGCTTCAAGGGCGACGAAGGCAAGGCCGCCGCCCCCTATTCGGGCACCAAGGCCATGACCGCCGAGGATATCGCCGAGAGCATCTTCTGGGCCACATCCCTGCCCGAGCACGTCAACATCAACAAGATCCAGATGATGGCGACAACCCAGGCCATCGGCCCCTTCGACATCTACCGAGAAAAGTAG
- a CDS encoding DUF2934 domain-containing protein yields the protein MRKNTALAERVRDTAYFLWEQDGRPEGRAMEYWLRAKAMYLRQLAYDRWLADGTPSDRSDLHWYQAEAEIDQKFDDK from the coding sequence ATGCGCAAGAACACAGCCCTGGCCGAACGCGTCCGCGACACGGCCTATTTCCTGTGGGAGCAGGATGGACGCCCCGAGGGGCGTGCAATGGAATATTGGCTTCGGGCCAAGGCGATGTATCTCCGGCAGCTGGCCTATGATCGCTGGCTTGCGGATGGAACGCCCTCGGACCGGTCGGATCTGCACTGGTATCAGGCGGAAGCCGAGATCGATCAGAAGTTTGACGACAAATGA
- a CDS encoding lysine-2,3-aminomutase-like protein translates to MKSIESLKAAGLSDSIGLDAVAEKYAIGITPAVHALIDPNDPDDPMARQFVPRLDELVSTPEEREDPIGDLAHSPVEGIVHRYPDRVLLKAVHVCPVYCRFCFRREMVGPQGLGTLTPAELDAAMAYIAAHSEIWEVILTGGDPLVLSPRRLRALMERLAAIPHVKIVRFHTRVPVVEPDRVDDEMVAALTASGKTTYLAVHANHPREFTPAAQQAFRNLIAGGVALVSQSVLLRGVNDTVETLAALMRGFVENRIKPYYLHHPDLAPGTSHFRLSIEEGQALVGALRGRISGLCQPVYVLDIPGGHGKAELAQSRVSGGDGCMSIRDWQGNEHAYPPSGSD, encoded by the coding sequence ATCAAGTCGATAGAAAGCTTGAAAGCCGCCGGCCTCAGCGATTCGATTGGCCTCGACGCCGTCGCGGAAAAATACGCCATCGGCATCACTCCGGCCGTGCATGCGCTGATTGATCCAAACGACCCCGATGACCCGATGGCGCGGCAATTCGTGCCGCGGCTCGACGAGCTGGTGTCGACGCCAGAAGAACGCGAGGACCCGATCGGGGATCTGGCGCACTCGCCGGTGGAAGGCATTGTCCATCGCTATCCCGATCGCGTGCTGCTCAAGGCGGTGCATGTCTGTCCGGTCTATTGTCGCTTCTGCTTCCGGCGCGAAATGGTAGGGCCGCAGGGGCTGGGCACGCTGACCCCGGCCGAGCTCGATGCAGCCATGGCCTATATCGCAGCGCACAGCGAAATCTGGGAAGTGATCCTCACCGGTGGCGATCCGCTGGTGCTGTCGCCGCGCCGGTTGCGGGCGCTGATGGAGCGGCTGGCGGCGATCCCCCATGTCAAAATCGTGCGCTTTCATACCCGCGTGCCCGTGGTCGAGCCGGACCGGGTGGACGACGAGATGGTGGCGGCGCTGACAGCGAGCGGCAAGACCACCTATCTGGCGGTCCACGCCAATCACCCGCGCGAATTTACCCCGGCAGCGCAGCAGGCATTCCGCAACCTCATCGCCGGTGGTGTGGCGCTGGTCAGCCAGTCCGTGCTGCTGCGTGGGGTCAATGACACTGTCGAGACGCTCGCAGCGCTGATGCGCGGCTTCGTCGAGAACCGGATCAAGCCGTACTATCTCCATCACCCCGACCTCGCGCCGGGCACCAGCCATTTCCGGCTGTCGATTGAGGAGGGCCAGGCGCTGGTGGGCGCACTGCGCGGGCGGATTTCAGGCCTCTGCCAGCCCGTCTATGTGCTTGATATTCCCGGCGGACACGGCAAGGCCGAATTGGCGCAGAGCCGCGTATCAGGCGGCGATGGCTGCATGAGCATCCGCGACTGGCAGGGCAATGAGCACGCCTATCCGCCTTCCGGCAGTGACTAG